One stretch of Prunus persica cultivar Lovell chromosome G1, Prunus_persica_NCBIv2, whole genome shotgun sequence DNA includes these proteins:
- the LOC18788923 gene encoding 7-deoxyloganetin glucosyltransferase gives MSPVASKEKPHAVFVPFPAQGHINPMLQLAKLLNYKGFHITFVNTEFNHKRMLESQGSHALDGLPSFRFETIPDGLPPADADARRNLPLVCDSTSKTCLAPFEALLTKLNSSPDSPPVTCIVADGVTSFTLDAAEHFGIPEVLFWTTSACGLMGYVQYYRLIEKGLTPFKDAKDFANGYLDTEIDWIPGMKDVRLKDMPSFIRTTDPNDIMLHYMVSETERSKKASAIILNTFDALEQEVVDALSTLLPPIYSIGPLQLPYSEIPSEYNDLKAIGSNLWAENTECLNWLDTKEPNSVVYVNFGSTTVMTNEQLVEFSWGLANSKKPFLWIIRPGLVAGETAVVPPEFLEETKERGMLASWCPQEQVLLHSAIGGFLTHSGWNSTLEALCGGVPLICWPFFAEQQTNVRYSCTQWGIGIEIDGEVKRDYIDGLVRTLMDGEEGKKMRKKALEWKKLAEDATAPKGSSYLALENVVSKVLLSPRD, from the exons ATGAGTCCAGTTGCCTCCAAAGAGAAGCCACATGCAGTTTTTGTACCCTTCCCAGCTCAGGGTCACATAAACCCTATGCTGCAATTAGCCAAGCTCCTCAACTACAAAGGCTTCCACATAACCTTTGTGAACACAGAGTTCAACCACAAGCGCATGCTTGAATCCCAAGGTTCCCACGCTCTCGACGGCCTCCCTTCGTTTCGATTCGAAACCATTCCCGACGGCCTCCCTCCGGCTGATGCCGATGCCAGGCGCAACTTGCCTTTGGTGTGCGATTCCACTAGTAAAACCTGCTTGGCACCCTTCGAGGCGCTTTTGACCAAGCTCAACTCTTCACCCGATTCCCCTCCTGTGACTTGTATTGTTGCTGATGGTGTCACCAGCTTCACCCTTGATGCAGCAGAGCATTTCGGGATCCCAGAAGTGCTTTTCTGGACAACTAGTGCTTGTGGCTTGATGGGCTACGTTCAGTATTACCGTCTCATTGAGAAGGGCCTCACTCCTTTTAAAG ATGCCAAGGATTTTGCAAATGGGTATTTGGATACAGAGATTGATTGGATCCCAGGCATGAAGGATGTCAGATTGAAGGACATGCCTAGCTTTATTAGAACCACAGACCCAAACGACATCATGCTGCATTATATGGTGTCTGAAACAGAGCGATCCAAAAAGGCTTCTGCTATTATTTTGAACACATTTGATGCCTTGGAGCAAGAAGTTGTGGATGCCCTTTCCACTTTGCTACCTCCTATTTACTCCATTGGACCCCTTCAGCTACCATACAGCGAGATTCCATCAGAATACAATGATTTGAAGGCGATCGGATCGAACCTGTGGGCAGAGAATACAGAGTGCCTTAACTGGCTGGACACCAAAGAGCCCAACTCTGTGGTTTATGTCAACTTTGGAAGCACCACAGTCATGACAAATGAGCAGCTGGTTGAGTTTTCTTGGGGACTTGCAAATAGCAAGAAGCCATTTTTGTGGATCATCAGGCCTGGCCTTGTTGCTGGAGAAACCGCTGTGGTGCCGCCTGAGTTTTTGGAGGAGACCAAAGAGAGGGGTATGTTGGCAAGTTGGTGCCCTCAAGAACAGGTTCTGCTCCACTCAGCCATTGGAGGGTTCTTGACTCACAGTGGCTGGAACTCTACCCTCGAGGCCTTGTGTGGCGGAGTGCCTCTCATCTGCTGGCCTTTCTTTGCAGAGCAGCAAACAAATGTTAGGTACAGCTGCACACAGTGGGGCATAGGCATTGAGATAGACGGGGAAGTTAAAAGAGATTACATTGACGGTCTTGTGAGGACATTGATGGATGGAGAAGAGGGCAAAAAGATGAGGAAGAAAGCCCTTGAATGGAAGAAGTTGGCAGAGGACGCCACTGCCCCAAAAGGGTCGTCTTACTTGGCTCTGGAAAATGTGGTTAGCAAAGTGCTTCTTTCCCCAAGAGATTAG
- the LOC18793815 gene encoding 7-deoxyloganetin glucosyltransferase — protein sequence MSSIALTSKKSHAVFVPFPSQGHINPLMQLAKLLHYKGFHITFVNTEYNHKRLLKSRGPDALNGLPTFRFETISDGLPPTDADATQDIPSLCDSTSKHSLPHFRDLLSKLNSSPDSPRVTCLITDGVMSFTLDAAQELGVPAVFFWTPSACGFMGYVQFHQLIEKGLTPFEDASYFTNGHLNTVLDWVPGMRNIRLKDLPTFMRTTEPDDIMLNFLVGETERTKKASAVILNTFHDLEHEVIDSLSTLLPPVYSIGPLNLQLKQIPAENELKSIVSNLWTEEPECLQWLDTKEPNSVVYVNFGSIAVTTNEQLIEFAWGLANSKKKFLWVIRPDLVRGESAVVPAEFLEETKDRSLLAHWCPQEQVLSHPAVGGFLTHSGWNSTLESLCGGVPLICWSFCGEQPTNCRYSCREWGVGLEVGDDVKRNYVEELVRKLMEGEEGKKMRKKALEWKKLAEEATTGPYGSSFLDLEQMVNKVLLSSKN from the exons ATGAGTTCAATTGCCTTGACCTCAAAGAAGTCACATGCAGTCTTCGTGCCATTCCCATCTCAAGGTCACATAAACCCTCTCATGCAATTAGCCAAACTCCTCCACTACAAAGGCTTCCACATAACCTTTGTGAACACAGAGTACAACCACAAACGCCTCCTTAAATCTCGAGGTCCCGACGCTCTTAACGGCCTCCCCACGTTTCGATTCGAGACCATTTCCGATGGCCTTCCTCCAACCGATGCCGATGCCACCCAAGACATACCATCCTTATGTGATTCCACTAGCAAACACTCCTTGCCTCACTTCAGAGACCTTCTCTCCAAGCTCAATTCTTCGCCTGATTCCCCACGTGTCACTTGCTTAATCACTGATGGTGTTATGAGTTTCACTCTTGATGCAGCTCAGGAACTTGGTGTTCCCGCAGTTTTTTTCTGGACACCTAGTGCTTGTGGTTTCATGGGCTACGTTCAGTTTCATCAACTCATAGAAAAAGGTCTCACTCCTTTTGAAG ATGCCAGTTATTTTACAAACGGGCATTTAAATACTGTGCTAGATTGGGTACCAGGCATGAGGAACATCCGTTTGAAGGACTTGCCAACCTTCATGAGAACCACAGAGCCAGATGATATCATGCTGAATTTTCTGGTGGGTGAAACAGAGAGAACTAAGAAAGCTTCCGCCGTCATTCTGAACACATTTCATGACTTGGAACATGAAGTCATAGACTCACTTTCAACTTTGCTTCCACCTGTTTACTCCATTGGACCCCTAAACCTACAACTCAAACAGATCCCAGCAGAGAACGAGTTGAAGTCGATTGTTTCAAACCTATGGACAGAGGAGCCAGAGTGTCTTCAATGGCTAGACACCAAAGAACCCAACTCTGTGGTTTATGTCAACTTTGGAAGCATTGCAGTCACCACAAATGAGCAGCTGATTGAGTTTGCTTGGGGACTTGCAaatagcaaaaaaaaatttctatggGTGATTAGGCCAGACCTTGTTAGGGGAGAATCAGCTGTGGTTCCAGCAGAGTTTTTGGAAGAGACGAAAGACAGGTCTCTATTGGCTCATTGGTGCCCTCAAGAACAAGTCCTGAGCCACCCAGCGGTGGGAGGGTTCTTGACGCACAGTGGATGGAACTCTACACTGGAAAGTTTGTGCGGTGGTGTGCCTCTGATCTGTTGGTCCTTCTGTGGAGAGCAGCCAACCAATTGTAGGTACAGCTGCAGAGAATGGGGCGTAGGGTTGGAGGTAGGGGATGATGTGAAAAGAAATTATGTGGAGGAGCTGGTGAGAAAGTTGATGGAGGGAGAGGAGGGCAAAAAGATGAGGAAGAAAGCCTTGGAATGGAAGAAGTTGGCAGAGGAGGCTACTACTGGTCCATATGGATCATCCTTTTTGGATTTGGAACAAATGGTTAACAAGGTGCTTCTATCTTCCAAAAATTAG